A stretch of the Parabacteroides timonensis genome encodes the following:
- a CDS encoding RNA polymerase sigma-70 factor yields MDFENFYITWYSRVKHFARDYVLSEEEAENITQDVFLDFYQKRDSLDFHINVIAYLFTSVKNRCIDYLRRKLLEQEAASRMQEDFDLSFRMKFDSLEAFDMDGLSEDNIKNIIEKALNALPERCREIFILSKLEGKKQKEIAEELNVSVKTIETQMTIAYKKLREELKNYLPLLIFILSF; encoded by the coding sequence ATGGATTTCGAGAACTTTTATATAACATGGTATTCGCGTGTTAAGCACTTTGCACGCGACTATGTACTTTCTGAAGAAGAAGCGGAGAACATTACACAAGATGTTTTTCTTGATTTCTATCAAAAGAGAGATTCGCTTGATTTCCATATAAATGTGATAGCCTATTTGTTTACGTCTGTAAAAAACAGGTGTATTGATTACCTGCGACGTAAACTATTGGAGCAAGAAGCAGCTTCGAGGATGCAGGAGGATTTTGACTTGTCCTTCCGTATGAAGTTCGATTCTTTGGAAGCCTTCGATATGGACGGACTTTCGGAGGATAATATAAAGAATATAATAGAAAAGGCACTTAACGCACTTCCCGAACGGTGCCGGGAGATATTCATATTAAGTAAACTGGAAGGAAAAAAGCAGAAAGAGATAGCAGAAGAACTGAATGTGTCTGTAAAAACCATTGAAACACAGATGACTATCGCTTATAAAAAGTTAAGAGAGGAATTAAAAAACTATTTACCACTATTGATATTTATTTTGTCCTTTTGA
- a CDS encoding immunoglobulin-like domain-containing protein produces the protein MMKNKLFYYLIAIACLGCQHKEGNKEQISYLLKQDTVNKSSVAMVPDESSFEMRLYAEVLPVTEDRVYFTIYNHLDREAVFGDDVKIEYYDTITSTWVNTYPENAVYTLMAHPVPSHGYCDGNAFLYKHEPGKYRIVKTIDKANQSYLVIGNFSLSNTHEIAQIYKEPDWGPVQYKDGYEALDMFIKKNTYYPAALKGSGLKAVVVCELTIDTLGRIQKTKILSKKTNLLFEEQAIKLVGEIPGKWQPACDSHGRYPDKYGIFVRFDEGSK, from the coding sequence ATGATGAAAAACAAACTTTTTTATTATTTAATAGCAATTGCATGCTTGGGGTGCCAGCATAAGGAAGGGAATAAGGAGCAGATATCTTATTTACTCAAACAGGATACTGTAAATAAGTCCTCTGTCGCAATGGTTCCGGATGAGAGTTCCTTTGAAATGAGATTATATGCAGAAGTTCTCCCTGTAACAGAGGATAGAGTGTATTTTACAATATATAATCATTTGGACAGAGAAGCTGTCTTCGGTGATGATGTGAAGATTGAGTATTATGATACAATCACTTCTACTTGGGTGAATACTTATCCGGAGAATGCTGTTTACACCTTGATGGCTCATCCTGTACCTTCTCATGGATATTGTGATGGCAACGCTTTTCTATATAAGCATGAACCAGGAAAGTATCGGATTGTAAAGACAATAGATAAGGCAAACCAATCTTATTTGGTTATCGGTAATTTTTCTCTTTCCAATACGCATGAGATTGCTCAAATATATAAGGAGCCGGATTGGGGTCCCGTTCAATATAAGGATGGTTATGAGGCATTGGATATGTTTATTAAAAAAAATACATATTATCCTGCTGCATTAAAAGGATCCGGCTTGAAAGCGGTAGTGGTTTGTGAATTAACTATTGACACATTGGGACGAATACAAAAAACTAAAATATTGAGTAAAAAAACGAACCTTCTCTTTGAAGAACAAGCAATAAAGTTAGTTGGAGAAATTCCGGGAAAATGGCAGCCCGCTTGTGATAGTCATGGTCGTTATCCGGACAAATATGGAATTTTTGTGAGATTTGACGAAGGCAGTAAGTAG
- a CDS encoding alpha-2-macroglobulin family protein, producing the protein MKKNRLFRVFLLCLLVLYTVSFRTVAQSYEQMWEQVEMMEQKQLPKSAVGEVQKIYDRASREKNVPQLMKAWLTKASLHIDVTPDSLPGELDRLKKWAIEETDPVHQAVLNNLLGYYILDTGKRDEAAIDSAISYFRLSLQNPEILATQPAGSYRPMTVSAKLSETYYNDNMFQLLASQAITRLKGYWIVDPALRTKIETEVLAIHDRLISYYKQQGMRDALLLSLLDKLYMEGYDVGRGGVGEKLRLKQERVVDLLKQWTVEFADSPVCGEVYNQLAVRYDAMGDYVAKLQVAQTGLEKYPQSPSCRDLKEQVAEVLTPRFNADIPFAYPGMDVDFKIHYRNLSGFTVELYRMDLTPTSSVLAGGEIHSSVVKKYGRLVDSRHYQLAETPDYKETDTLVHYRFPTEGIYVVKSIPDGNPAYTAYGRAYVSTLQAVLLDLPDGKQEITVVDKLTGHPVVGTEVAYYRVDQGGGFRLIETHPTNNKGCVTLVPPKEENWLGINVRKPEADYMEITYAERSVHRYNGNTKPGEQKKISLFTDRALYRPGQIVYVAGWVYGQQGDSTYVLPATESEVILRDANRQEIGKLNLTTDSLGSFSGNFVLPETARPGEFELAVKDGDSRYIRVDEYKRPTFDVIFHPYRSSYQMGDTLLVTGEVKTFAGVPVGECELSYKTVRSQNEFWRISGSETILETGKLLTNADGSFELPVFLRKPDDFNTNDPGRYYTFNVTAQVINKVGEMESNSLSLPVGLQSLALRIRGLRSKVAREKRDSMEILATNLSGQLVKSQTVCVVYSLDEAGRKRDEVWRDTIETQRMFVPHELLKLPAANYRMEVAAMDEQGRLCSASQDFVLFSLSDRRLPIASPEWFYQDGTTFYGEQPVNLYVGTSEKDVCLFYDVFCGKKRIHSERMTLSDEIRPFSYVYKPEYGDGITVNFAFMRKGVFYSKQVKITRPCPKKELKLQWKTFRDKLLPGGEETWELRIMSPAKKAADACLLATLYDASLDKLYLNDWDFRLNYPRFTPDIRHNMIVHGHSIWMYSSFPYSASSAHGFSWNDFSYMRVPLWRVPYAGLSFKEKVTSRMKKATNVEIADEISVDNGFDFGDGTSVMAIAESSSPLELDDSSPYVPLRENFVETAFFYPSLRTDTNGVVSIAFTLPETLTEWKFMGLAHTSTMDYGFITAKAKAVKSFMVETNMPRFIRVNDEAVISTTITNISEKTAQGIIRMELIVPETREVISTQKRTFNVDAHRTMAVSFDVKGDDKYSAYICRIVAETDGFSDGEQHLLPVLSDKQWMTDAISVQLNGTDNKTVALDGLYNDDSKTAIRKQLTVELTANPEWYAVQALPMIAEADNDDALSWATVFYANSLSDAILNINADNKTAVSRLRELQLPDGSWSWYKGMRGNDYVTYQIAEMFARLQAMNISVEPVKDMYDKALDYLADRWMTTYRQMIAEEKKGKKDLMPDGQSINYLYICALDKQAASQIEKKACSYMIDKLESGKSDYTIYEKARVALILYEADKQAKAKELVRSIKEYTVATDEMGRYFDTSKATYSWNSFRIPTQVAAIEAISRIDYDSVMINEMKQWLLKQKQVQVWETSVATADVVYAFLSGSKKSISGNSRVKAKIAEKEVVTPNDTLGYASHTFFGKEAEVREIEICRSGAGMGWAAVYAQYMEDMGKVRKAKGNGLKITRTYSKNGKTVSPKTELHVGDELTVQLTVKADRDMDFIHITDSRAASMEPKEKLSGYVFSDNISYYQVIKDSSIEFFIDKFRKGTVQLEYKIYLDRPGVYQTGITTVRSVYAPEFTGYSGSTVIDVQE; encoded by the coding sequence ATGAAAAAGAATAGATTATTCCGTGTTTTTCTGCTATGTCTTTTAGTATTGTATACTGTTTCTTTCCGGACTGTAGCCCAGTCTTATGAGCAGATGTGGGAACAGGTAGAGATGATGGAACAGAAACAACTGCCGAAATCAGCTGTTGGAGAAGTTCAGAAAATCTATGATCGTGCCAGCCGGGAAAAGAATGTCCCTCAATTGATGAAAGCCTGGTTGACGAAAGCCTCTTTACATATCGATGTAACGCCGGACAGTCTACCCGGCGAGTTAGACCGGTTGAAAAAATGGGCTATCGAAGAAACGGATCCGGTACATCAAGCCGTACTGAATAATCTGTTGGGGTATTATATATTGGACACAGGAAAAAGAGATGAAGCGGCAATCGACAGTGCTATTTCTTATTTTCGTCTTTCTCTCCAAAATCCGGAGATACTGGCTACGCAACCGGCCGGGAGCTATCGTCCTATGACGGTAAGTGCGAAACTGAGTGAAACATATTATAACGATAACATGTTTCAATTGCTTGCCAGTCAGGCTATCACACGGTTGAAAGGATATTGGATCGTTGATCCGGCGTTGAGGACAAAAATAGAAACAGAAGTTCTTGCCATCCATGACCGTTTAATATCCTATTATAAGCAACAGGGAATGAGAGATGCCCTGTTGTTGTCGTTACTGGATAAGTTATATATGGAAGGGTATGATGTCGGTCGGGGAGGAGTGGGTGAAAAGCTGAGATTGAAACAGGAGCGTGTTGTCGATTTGCTGAAACAGTGGACTGTCGAGTTTGCGGATTCTCCGGTTTGTGGTGAAGTGTATAACCAGTTGGCTGTACGCTATGATGCGATGGGTGATTATGTAGCCAAACTACAAGTGGCGCAAACAGGGTTAGAGAAATATCCCCAATCGCCTTCCTGTCGTGACTTAAAAGAGCAGGTTGCTGAGGTACTGACACCTCGTTTCAATGCTGATATTCCTTTTGCCTATCCCGGAATGGATGTTGATTTTAAGATTCATTATCGGAATCTGTCGGGTTTTACTGTTGAACTCTACCGGATGGATTTGACGCCGACAAGTAGTGTATTGGCAGGTGGAGAAATTCATTCTTCAGTTGTAAAAAAGTATGGCAGGTTAGTGGATAGCCGTCATTATCAGTTAGCCGAAACTCCTGATTACAAGGAAACGGATACATTGGTACATTACAGGTTTCCGACGGAAGGTATTTATGTCGTTAAGTCTATCCCGGACGGTAATCCGGCATATACTGCTTACGGAAGAGCTTATGTTTCCACCCTCCAGGCGGTTTTATTGGATTTGCCCGATGGGAAACAGGAAATAACAGTCGTCGATAAACTGACCGGGCATCCGGTGGTTGGTACGGAAGTTGCTTATTATCGTGTGGATCAGGGAGGAGGTTTCCGGTTGATTGAAACACATCCGACCAATAATAAAGGGTGCGTGACACTGGTTCCTCCAAAAGAAGAGAACTGGTTGGGTATCAATGTGCGCAAACCGGAAGCCGATTATATGGAAATTACTTATGCGGAACGTTCTGTTCATAGATATAATGGAAATACCAAGCCGGGAGAACAGAAAAAGATATCTCTTTTTACGGATCGTGCTCTTTATCGTCCCGGTCAGATAGTCTATGTGGCAGGATGGGTCTACGGACAACAAGGAGACTCGACCTATGTGCTTCCGGCAACGGAAAGTGAAGTTATTCTGCGTGATGCGAACAGACAGGAAATAGGCAAACTGAATTTGACAACGGACAGTCTAGGTTCATTTTCCGGAAACTTTGTATTACCGGAAACCGCTCGGCCTGGGGAGTTTGAACTGGCGGTGAAAGATGGAGACAGCCGTTATATTCGGGTGGATGAATATAAACGCCCCACTTTTGATGTAATTTTTCATCCGTATCGCTCCTCTTATCAAATGGGGGATACATTATTAGTAACGGGGGAGGTTAAAACCTTTGCCGGTGTGCCGGTAGGAGAATGTGAGCTGAGCTACAAAACGGTTCGTTCACAAAATGAGTTTTGGCGTATTTCCGGTAGTGAGACGATATTGGAGACCGGAAAACTTTTGACAAATGCTGATGGAAGTTTTGAATTACCTGTTTTTCTGCGTAAACCGGATGATTTCAATACGAATGATCCCGGACGTTATTATACTTTTAACGTGACGGCCCAGGTGATTAATAAAGTCGGTGAAATGGAAAGTAATTCTCTCTCTTTGCCTGTAGGCTTACAATCGTTGGCTTTGCGTATCCGTGGATTACGTTCCAAAGTGGCACGGGAGAAGCGTGACTCCATGGAAATCCTTGCTACGAATCTGAGTGGCCAGCTTGTAAAAAGCCAGACGGTCTGTGTGGTTTATTCTTTGGATGAGGCTGGGAGAAAAAGAGATGAAGTTTGGCGAGATACCATTGAAACCCAGCGAATGTTTGTCCCCCACGAGCTATTGAAACTTCCTGCTGCTAATTACCGAATGGAAGTTGCTGCAATGGATGAACAGGGTAGATTGTGCTCGGCAAGTCAGGACTTTGTCCTCTTTTCACTGTCTGATCGTCGACTTCCGATCGCTTCGCCGGAATGGTTTTATCAAGATGGGACAACATTCTATGGAGAACAACCTGTAAACTTGTATGTTGGAACCAGTGAGAAAGATGTCTGTCTGTTTTACGATGTATTTTGTGGAAAAAAACGTATCCATTCGGAAAGGATGACACTGTCTGATGAAATCCGTCCGTTTTCTTATGTGTATAAGCCTGAGTATGGTGATGGTATTACTGTTAATTTCGCTTTTATGCGTAAGGGTGTTTTTTATTCCAAGCAAGTAAAAATAACCCGGCCTTGTCCGAAGAAGGAACTCAAACTGCAATGGAAAACTTTTCGTGATAAGTTGCTGCCGGGAGGAGAGGAAACCTGGGAACTCCGGATAATGTCACCGGCCAAGAAAGCAGCGGATGCCTGTTTGCTGGCGACTCTTTATGATGCATCGCTCGATAAACTGTATCTCAATGACTGGGACTTCAGATTGAATTATCCTCGTTTTACGCCTGACATACGGCATAATATGATTGTTCATGGCCATTCGATCTGGATGTATAGCAGTTTCCCTTATTCTGCCAGTTCTGCACATGGTTTTAGCTGGAATGACTTTAGTTATATGCGTGTTCCTCTATGGCGTGTTCCGTATGCCGGTCTTAGTTTCAAGGAAAAAGTAACAAGCCGGATGAAGAAGGCTACAAACGTTGAGATTGCAGATGAAATCTCGGTGGATAATGGTTTTGATTTTGGGGACGGAACTTCTGTGATGGCTATAGCTGAATCTTCATCTCCTCTTGAATTGGACGATAGTTCTCCGTATGTTCCCCTCCGTGAGAACTTTGTAGAAACTGCATTTTTCTATCCTTCTCTTCGGACGGATACGAATGGAGTTGTCAGTATCGCGTTTACGCTTCCGGAAACGCTGACTGAATGGAAATTTATGGGGCTTGCTCATACATCTACTATGGATTATGGTTTTATAACCGCTAAAGCGAAAGCTGTTAAGTCATTTATGGTGGAAACAAATATGCCGCGTTTTATCAGGGTGAATGATGAGGCGGTTATCAGTACGACAATTACCAATATCTCGGAAAAAACGGCTCAGGGGATTATCCGGATGGAATTGATAGTTCCGGAGACCCGCGAAGTCATATCGACTCAAAAGCGGACGTTCAATGTTGATGCCCATCGTACAATGGCAGTTTCGTTCGATGTGAAAGGGGATGATAAATATTCGGCTTATATTTGTCGGATTGTTGCCGAGACTGATGGGTTCAGTGACGGAGAGCAACATCTTCTTCCGGTTTTGTCAGATAAACAGTGGATGACAGATGCTATATCCGTCCAGTTGAATGGAACGGATAATAAAACGGTTGCATTGGACGGTTTGTATAACGACGATAGTAAAACGGCAATTCGTAAGCAACTGACAGTCGAGTTGACAGCTAATCCGGAATGGTATGCCGTACAAGCTCTTCCAATGATTGCTGAGGCGGATAACGATGATGCTTTATCGTGGGCAACTGTTTTTTATGCCAATTCTTTGTCTGATGCGATTCTCAATATCAATGCTGATAATAAGACGGCTGTTTCCCGTTTACGTGAATTGCAGTTACCTGACGGATCATGGAGTTGGTATAAAGGTATGCGAGGAAATGATTATGTTACCTACCAAATAGCGGAGATGTTTGCCCGACTGCAAGCGATGAATATATCTGTAGAACCTGTGAAAGATATGTATGATAAAGCTTTGGACTATTTAGCTGATCGCTGGATGACTACTTACAGGCAAATGATAGCAGAGGAAAAGAAAGGAAAAAAGGATTTGATGCCGGACGGACAATCCATCAATTATTTATACATCTGTGCACTGGATAAACAAGCTGCTTCCCAAATTGAAAAAAAGGCCTGTTCGTACATGATCGATAAACTTGAATCCGGGAAATCTGATTATACGATTTACGAGAAAGCCCGTGTAGCTCTCATACTATATGAGGCTGATAAACAAGCAAAGGCAAAAGAACTGGTACGCTCTATAAAAGAATATACTGTGGCTACAGATGAAATGGGACGTTATTTCGATACATCTAAAGCAACCTATTCCTGGAACAGTTTCCGTATTCCTACACAGGTCGCTGCAATCGAGGCTATATCCCGCATAGACTATGATTCCGTCATGATAAATGAAATGAAGCAATGGTTGTTGAAACAGAAACAGGTGCAAGTATGGGAGACATCTGTTGCTACTGCCGATGTGGTGTATGCTTTTCTTTCCGGCAGTAAAAAAAGCATATCCGGAAACAGTCGTGTAAAAGCAAAAATAGCAGAGAAGGAAGTGGTGACTCCTAACGATACGTTGGGGTATGCCAGTCATACGTTTTTCGGAAAAGAAGCAGAAGTTCGGGAGATAGAGATCTGTCGTTCCGGTGCAGGTATGGGATGGGCCGCTGTATATGCACAATATATGGAAGATATGGGAAAGGTTCGGAAGGCAAAAGGAAATGGTTTAAAAATAACCCGCACTTATAGTAAGAATGGAAAGACTGTTTCTCCGAAAACAGAGTTGCATGTGGGAGATGAATTAACGGTACAGCTTACGGTGAAGGCTGACCGAGACATGGATTTTATACATATCACGGATTCCCGTGCCGCCTCTATGGAGCCTAAAGAGAAATTATCCGGTTATGTTTTTTCCGATAATATCAGTTATTATCAAGTGATAAAAGATTCTTCTATCGAGTTTTTTATAGATAAGTTTCGTAAAGGCACTGTTCAGTTAGAATATAAGATCTATCTGGATCGTCCGGGAGTTTATCAGACCGGAATAACGACTGTACGATCTGTGTATGCTCCTGAGTTTACAGGGTATTCAGGAAGCACGGTTATTGATGTACAAGAATAG